One genomic window of Mesoplodon densirostris isolate mMesDen1 chromosome 14, mMesDen1 primary haplotype, whole genome shotgun sequence includes the following:
- the ACP1 gene encoding low molecular weight phosphotyrosine protein phosphatase isoform X3 produces MAEQVTKSVLFVCLGNICRSPIAEAVFRKLVTDQNISDIWRIDSAATSTYELGNPPDYRGQACMKRHGIPMNHVARQVPYLTLKVHLCVLCCSGSLTVALFLTGTWAGRQIQEL; encoded by the exons ATGGCCGAACAGGTGACCAAGTCAGTGCTGTTCGTGTGTCTGG GTAACATCTGTCGATCACCCATCGCAGAAGCAGTTTTCAGGAAACTTGTAACTGATCAAAACATTTCAGATATT TGGAGGATAGACAGTGCAGCAACGTCCACGTATGAACTAGGAAACCCTCCTGATTATCGGGGGCAGGCTTGCATGAAGAGGCATGGTATCCCCATGAATCACGTTGCCCGGCAGGTACCGTACTTGACCTTGAAGGTGCACTTGTGTGTTTTGTGTTGCAGTGGGTCATTGACAGTGGCGCTGTTTCTGACTGGAACGTGGGCCGGTCGCCAGATCCAAGAGCTGTGA